The Procambarus clarkii isolate CNS0578487 chromosome 68, FALCON_Pclarkii_2.0, whole genome shotgun sequence genomic interval ACTacaaaccgagaagagagaaaagagagcacttgGTCCAACGTCCAGGATGGCTCcggcggtgcatgagcaggctggaggtgaaacagtgCCCGAGAAAGCTTGCAGAACAGAGCAGAAGTGACCTCCaacccgaaagcaagctgaagaggctctgccagtgccgcacaatacgaggcgacagtattcagcataagatgacagtcctaaaacaaccaagagagaaaggacaaaacaacctgaTCAGAAATCGAAGACAACCTAGGAAGAGTCAAAAAGTGCCGAAAGGACCATCAGGAAACGtcatactgctgccgagacgAAACTCGCAGgtaggacaccatcaacgaaaccacctgatcaccattcaagtggtgataaacctgcatcaaaaagaccagacgtgaAGAGCGGAGAAGATTGAACCAGCCACTACTGAACCAGACTGATCattgaaagaggcggagctgcgggaaGACCTTTgagttcagacaccgagcaagcagcgcctgaaaccaaggctgggcttgGCACCAAAGGGGCCAACAGGACTAgtcttccctggtaagtctccaagcgagctaggacctggagcaacaaccGAACCCAGGGAAAGAGGTAGAGATTGTTTTActgttctgtttttttttttaccatgatCTTTCTCGTAAATCCATCCATATTTATGCTGAACCAAGTTGACATGCCACAATCCTATCATATATTTGTGTAAGTATGAAAACAGTCTCTTTGCATCATTAACTCTTGCACATATACTGCTTCTTCATAAAACTTTTAACATAACATGACTTGGCAGATTCCATGTATGCTCATTAAACTGTGTGAACATTGTCAATGTAGGAAAGAAATTTGTTTTTCACTGTAAACCaagaattatatataaatattttatatttgaaTGTAGTAattgttaagtctttctttgcagAGCCCATGGGTTCCGACAACCAAAGTTTGTCAGAGAAAGTGAATATACCATCAGTCTTCATTGGGCAAGATGATGCATTTATGATTATTGAAAACTTCCTCTATGATAAAGGGTAAGTTTGTTTCAGCTGAATACATATGCAGATCAGGAAGACTTGTCTTATCTCTTGTACTAGTCTCATCATCTCATTTTTGTTTGTATCTTAACAGATGTGAATTTTTGGCCCGGCTTAATTTTCTCTGTCTAACATCTTGCTTTAGTTTGTTTTAATATGCTGCTGCTGATCAGTTTGTGTGTGTCTCGTGTTTAGACTGGTATTATTACATGCCCAGGTCTCTTTCCTTACTTGATTCATAAACAGTTATTAACTTCAGTGGCCCCATCTTGCAAAGCAAAGTGGGCCACTACCAAAGTTCATAATTGTAAAGACAGTCAAAATGCCTAAAAATTGTGACGTGCAATATAGTTTGTGCGTGGCATCGCTAAGTGTACAAATGTCTATAAACCTTTCaacattccacgtttttgttttttctttttttcttataAAGACGTGTGCCCGTGATTGATACATAATGCTGTGCAGTATAGAGAAAACAAATAGTTAAATACTGGTGGCTCTTCAGAAATATGAGGGGGGTATGGTCCTGAAAAGCCAATTGTATAGATAATTGAAAGTTAGTAATATATGCCCACCAAACACACGTGACGAAACTACGATGTTGCTACAATGTTCGAAcacgttttaacacctaacaattgtaacaaccaatattgcaagttgtaacaatgttctaatacgtcataaaaaaaacattataacaagatgtaacaactttattacaagttgtaacaagggaatcatagggacagttacgttgtgtgtttgcaAGGGTGGGAAGTCCACTTTATAATCATGGATATTAAATACCAAAGTTAATATATGTTATATGTTACTGATTAATACTGATGTTAATATTCTCTATGATAATTAACAAGAAAGTCGGTACCAATGTTGAAATCAACATATATATGATAGACACATTGCACATGAATCAACGTATGATGATAGCTGCACTGTAAGTGTTAATTACCTTCCATCATCAAcccacagacccccccccctcctcacccacaGAGTAAACACAATCTGGTCTTGTTCGTATCGTGAGTTTGTGGGTCACTGAGGACTTGAGCGCTGTCACACTCAGCATTGTCATCTTCCCAGCAACACCATTTCCATAGACATCCAATGCTGGTGCTCGACTTTGTTGACgcttcctgtcttatcctcggatgtttcactgattgttttatcacttgtttttttttatttacgtcCACAGAGAACTTCTATATCCATgtttgcatcatacatgtaaaacccagacaataattgtttaaatcgtcATATGACCACATTTCCCTAGTAACATTCATGATGACAACCGCATTCGTACCATGAAATGGTGGTAGAATTTTTGTCGTGGATCTAGGTAAATCTATTACATCCACATAGACCTATTATGCAGACTATAATTATATcaatatttgcatcatacatgtaaatcccagacaataattgtttaaatcatcTTTTGATGATAACCTCAGACTCCCTAGAGATTGTCAATAGCCTATAATCACAGCCTAGGGGTTAATTTAAACCTTCTTACTCATTTGATCAATGTGTGACTGATGTAAAATTCTTGATTAGGGTGAAAATATTCTGAATATAATGCTAGCATATCAGTCCCATGTGTGACAGTCTGTTGACTTCAGACAGTTAGGCGAGTCCCCATTGCATCTGGGCACAAGGTGGGGGTATTTGCTGCTATGCAGTATAGTCAATTGCAGGATGATTGATACTGCCCAATAAACTTGTCCCATGGGACAAAGtaaaaacaaaataattgtaATATACTCCCACACTTTCTGTCCAACAAAATCACAGCCAAGTGACTTTTCATTCGCTTCTGTACCAGTCTCTAGGTCAAGACATATTTGGAACATGTGTGTGAGGCAGTAAAGGATACACATTTTCTCTCTTATTCTGTCTCTAATtctctttctcttgctctctATAATTCTCTTCCCTTGTGCTCCCCTCTTATCTGTATCTCTCAGTACATGCATTTGTTGTTCCCTGATAttatttttaacttcaaaatgcTTCTTTCATAAATAACTATTAATAGAAATAAGTAATAAGCACTAAATAAAAGTAATATTTTATGAAAATAGTTGTGAATAATATTTTAGTTACAAGGTATGCTAGTAAGGTAACTAAAATGTATTCTTTGTTTTCGACCTTGCAACCCAGTGATAAGCATCTCATAACCCGTTACTAGATCACGACCTGTACTTTGAAGAACCCTACTTGTTTCTGCTTATTTTGCTAATGTTGTATAGTGCTAGATTAGCTGCTGCTATTAAATTTTTATTAAAAACTGTGTAATATGCTAAACATTAACACAAGTTGCATTCCACGCCTCCCTTCAGAATCTTATTTGACCAATATTCATAAAATGAGAGACTCCTCGTGCCTCACTAGTAATACCGACTATTTCCTGTAGGTACATTCTGGAGATAACTGATGACCTTCCCTTCAACCTACAAAACTACTTGGTACCCTTTGCCATCACCATTGGTATCTGCTTCATAGTTATGCTCACGTTTATGGTAAGTTCTGGCTTGTTCATTATCTGTAGAGCTTGGCCATACATGTATGTTTTGTATATTCGGTGCTTCCTCAAACATCCCAGCTCTACATGTAGAGGATCCCTCTAAACAATGAATCTCAAACTAGTCCACTGGATTGCCCTTTCAGATTTCAGATATGTTGGAAAAAGTCTGAATTCCAGAGGGTGGCTGTGGTGAAATTTGAATCCTTAGGTAATGTAATTTCCTGGAAGCCGTGTTTTCTTAAATTTTAGCCATTATGCTTTGTTTAGTTTTCAGTTACGGTCCAGAGTTTAGGTAAATGAAAGTGTTAGAAATGTTGCTCTGAAAATAGTTAGTTATGAAGTacagtacaataatatctcttaaGTTATATTAAGCCTATTTATCTAGGGCTGGGGTTAttgctgttgccaactcgttggaaTCTGCGGTtagaggggtttgtttgggtttaaactagatagtggtatgggaatagaTATGGGGAAAGTATGAGTTGGTGGGGAAAAAAAATTGTTAAAGGAACAGGGAAGGAGAAATGCCTCATATAGCAATACCCCCATACACTTAAGATATATTacatagataaataaataaataaataaattaaaatcaatgcttatttaggtaaaagtacatatatatacaagatgagttacaaacagaatgttaaaTTTCTAGATAGAGtaagtacatactatgcctaaagccactaatacgcacagcatttCAGGCAAAACGGTAGGGGTTGATAGCTCGTGGGCATTTGGTTTTGGTCTTGCACTTCTTTTCTCTTCTCGAGCTGTCCTCGGACTGCTCCTGGTAGAAAAATTGTAACTTGAGACCGGACAGAGGCTAGAAACTCCTCTAAAGAAAAACAAGCAACACGTCATCACACTGTGAGCTGCTAACCCTTAAAGGACGCAAAACTATTCACCATTATAATTCACAATTTATAAGATTTTGAATTATATAACAATCTCAAAACATATGCttgcaaaaatataaaaaaatagattttaaatttactagaaacttTTATAAAGGGAAAATCACTGTAATGTGCAGCATGAGTTTTGAGTCATGTGTAAATCCAAATTTAGCAGTCGATGGTTTTAAATGTTTTAATTGATTATTCAGTACAACATCTGAAGTACACAATGAAATAATTAGCAGTCTAATAGCACTACTAATTATTAGACAAGGTTTGTCAAATTTTAACTTATTTCTGATGTAGTCAGAAGTTGGGATATAAGTCAGTTGGTGCTTATAATTTAACTCTTTATTATGTCTGTATTTTCCTTACTGTTAAATGTtaagcattttttttttcatgctGTAAAGTGACTATGAATTGAAAATAACTCCTACAAATGGCTCCATTATGAATTGGACACCATTTATATTGGGGTACATTGCTCTCCTGTTGGGCATGCTCTTGTCCTTCTGCATAACTATGGTATGGAACGACTGCATATTAGTTGTCGTGTGCTGCCGAAATAGTTTGTGGTGTAGAGTTCATCCCAACATGTAGAGTAATTTTGTATCGTTATTGTACCTCTGCTTTCTTGGGTATGAAATGTAGTTTTCTTGTTATGATGAACCTGCAAATTATTCACTTTGCTTTGCTACACAACATGGTTTATTGCTGTAATAATTCTAAATGTTGAAAATATCTTGTTGAGTGATGAAGAGCGCAACTCAATTTCCCTGTATTTTGATACACTAGAAAGTACAGTACTCTACTATTTTTGGCTAAAACGATTATGACAGTTGTACTTTAAAATACAGTATTGTTTAATTCCCGAGTTTGATTATATGCTTGAATTTTTAGCTAATGATAAATGGCCTCTCATGATTTAAATTTTGTCTTTAAAAAATGTAAGCATTTATAAGTTGCAGTTTTAGTATATAAACCAATTGCATGTTGCTTTTTTGATAGTGAGCTTTACTTTTCTAGGTTGTGAAATGTGTCCGTGATTACCGGCGCTCTCGTCGTCATCGTCTGTCATCCAGAGCACTTAAAAAGCTTCCCGTTCATAAATTCAAGAAAGGAGACCCGTACGAATGCTGTGCCATTTGCTTGGAGGATTATGTAGATAATGATAAACTACGTATACTGCCTTGCGAACATGGTAAGTGCAGTGTTGTAAATGAGTATAATGTTGGTTTTTTATTGTAAAATCTTTATAACCTAAAGCTTGGAACTATACAAAACAAACTGTATAGAGGTGGATATCATCAGCTTGCTTGCAATATTCTTTACATAGACTAGAATATCATGGAGGTACTGTACATTTCCAACAAGTTTTATTAATTTTTCAAACACATTTGTCACGGTCCAATGTTCAGAAATTTCACAAAATGATTAGCCTAACTTTGGAAATaccttgaaaaaaaaatcctttcATCATTACCTGTGCAGTACATTACCAGCAGTACAGTACTAACTGTAGAGTAGTAAATAATGTAAAAAGAAAAACTCCACGACTCGGATGAATAATGGCATTAAAATTGAAACCTACAAACAAAATTAGATCCTTATTGCATTCAGTACATTACAAACGATAATCCATGTGAAAATCACATACTGTGCCTCAGTCAACAATATATAGCCCATAAAATGTTTACATTGAAATGACAATCTACTATTGTGTAGAGAGAAATCAGACATTGAAAAAATAAATTTTTCTGAAATCATCATGACTTTTCATAAAAAAAGTTCAAAATTCTCCTTAGTCAAAATTCAGTTTAAtttaaaattctcaaaaattctaAATTTGTAAAATTCAAAATATTTGAAGTTGCAAAATTTATACAAAAATtttaaaaattttgaattttttcaaAATTCTTAGATtttatcaaaatttttttttaatttagtatGAACAGTTCAAGTACTGTAAATAGAATTGTGGTTGAATTTGAAGTTGTCCTGTTATTTGTGGGTGTAATTTCAACCAACATTTGTAGGCAGTAGAGATTTTCatgggtgtcaatgtttgatgacCCTCTGAGAGCTGGCAACCttgcccttcttgaggttatcttgagatgatttcggggcttagcgaccccacggcccggtcctcgaccaggccttctttttgttacacatctccaggaagcaacccgtagcagctgtctaactcccaggtacctatttactgctaaactGCCCTAATTGGATATTATTTAAAAGAAACCCCCTAACCTCAATGCAACAAGGACCAGTTATTTATACACATCAGTAGATAATGCCTGACTACAAATGTATGTACAGTAGGCTAGTTTGTAAATTAGAAGTCTTCAAAATATTTTTAATGGGAGGACGGGCATGCTCCTACCAATTGAGAACTGCTTTAGCGACTGCATAATATGAAGTGTTGATTTAAAAATATTATGATTTTAATTAAATGATAATCTGAATGATTTATGCAAAATTTAATAGTAGAAGTTACATAGCTTACTAGTCTTAACACTGTCTGATTTACATGTGATTTATAGGCTCAAAATTTAGCTGTATAAATTAGCAGCTACAGTTCTATTTTTTTATTTCTAGCCTATCATGCAAAGTGCATTGACCCATGGTTGACGAAGAATCGTCGTGTGTGTCCTGTATGCAAACGAAAAGTGTTTACGGGGGACGAGAGGCCCTCCGATCTGGAAACAGACTCGGAGGATGAGAATAGCCCTTTGATCAACTCTGAAGGTGGCACACAAGGGGGCACATTCGACAGTCAGAGGGTATGTTAAAAGTTTTTATTCTGTATTGTTTTACGTTATCAAATGAGTGTAGTTCTTAACTGAAGGTAAGTAGGATCTTGCGTTGGGAGCAATCAAGTTTAAttaaaaaaaccagcattgaatataatgaaactgcaatttctgggcgagtcctggtggctccctgaagctatcttacaGAGATGACTCCCAACTTCTAGGCCACATCAGCTATAAAGTTCTTAGGCCTTCCAGGGGGCagacagaacctggcccccctttaAGAAGAGCAGGGAGAAGATGACACTCACCTTACCGGGGAAGGGATCCAGAAAGTAAGAAAACCTAAACAGCCAAAGCCGGATACAAAAAGAACCCGCCCTCAGACCAGGTTCATTCTATCCAGCAGTCGACCTCAAAGatgcattcattaattttaacatgctCTTCATTTTCCTGTGTTAAGCATTTTAACATGCTTAACTTGCAAATTCAAAATAAGCATTTTCTCAAATATAGATtaatgttatatattagcattcaACCCTGTCTTATGGGGATTTGTTCTTCCAATGGGATTCTTCTTTCTGATGAGGTTAGAGCTTACCATGCAGTTACTGCTTTGCTTATTTGTTTTGCTAGGTTGCAGTGGTCTAGGTATTGAACCTGGGGACATATCGGTTATATCCGGGTTGGATGCCGCCACAGCTGACCTATTTGGTGTTTTGGGACCTGGAATTGGAGATGTTAGTGAATTCCATCTTGGTTCCATCTACACCACTTCTTCCTTTATCTTAGGGCATGGTTCGTCATGTTTCTGATCCTCCCTCCCCACCCATTCCCTGCTTCCAGCCCcaaaacatctgagggtttccaGGTAGGGGCAGGGTTTTAGTTCGGGATGTGGCTCGGCCAGCTTCAGGGGTTGCCTCTTCTAAATCAGACATGGAGGTAGTTGAGACGGTTGTTCCATCGAGGCTTCTTCATTTTCCAAACTGCCAACCCCTCCTTCCTTTTGAAGTCCTTTCCTTTTGAAGCCCTTTCCTTTCCAGCACCCTTTCAGGCCTTTGTCCTTGTGTGGGCAGCCATATGCCACTGTTTTTGTGGAGGGCAGCCTTGGGCTCGTTCCCTTGTTACGTCAGCCTTTTGCCCATGCCCAGTATTCCACCTTCCTGTGGTGGCTGCTCCTATGGGTCATAGGAGCAGCCTATAATGTAGTTTGCTTAGTTATGCCTCATTCCAGTGGCATAGCTTTGTGCTGTACTGCCTTCTTGGTTTGCTTGGGAGAGGTATCTTCTGCTTTTTGCTCGTTCCACAGCTCCTATTGTCCTCTTTTGTCTGTATCGACTTTTCAGGATTttgctccagctgtctctctctcatGGTTGGTGGTTTGACCCATCTAGAATAGTTTTTTTCAGGGGTATCTGATTGTGTTGACCATTTGTATAGTAACACAGACAGTGGTAGATCTAGATACCTCCCTAGATTTGTAATTAATGTGGCCTGGACTTACATTTTTTAGTTAATTTAAGATTAATTTGTATGTTTTAAGGTAATAATCTTtagctattatatatatatgtaataatattacagtactgtataatatatttgtaaacaatttcTTATTAATTAGCATCCGGTTAACCAGTGCACTCTGTTGTTCAGGAAAATCCTTTCCAAGAAGCCCAACGACTAGCAGACGAACGCAGGAGAAGGCGTAGGCTTAGAAGAAATGTGTCCCACAATGTGGAATGTGGACCGGAAGGCTATCAACGTTTGGCCGAGTCCACAGAtgacgaggagggggagggggaggagggtgaggatgaAGAGGAACAAAGAGAAGAAGAAAAAAATGAAGTCTCTGGTAAAGATTAAACTGATGGTCAAGTGCATAACTTAGAAATCTGTGCATCTTTCACTATTTATACTGTGTATGTGTATGCACTGTGTATAGTGTGTGCATCTGCACTGTGTATACTGTGTATATCTGCACCATGTATACTGGATCATCTGTGCTGTGTTTATACTGTGTGCACCATATGTAATGTGTTATATCTACACTGCATATACTGTGTACATCTACACTGCATGTACTGTGTGTGTCTGCACCGCATATACCACGTGCATCTGTACCGCATATACTGCACGCAGATGCACATACAGATTAGTAAACTATTCATGAAATGTTGTTTTTCATGCCTGTCTTGTCTCCAAATTCTCTTTGCAAGGGATGCCAAAGAAACTGTTTCCAGTTATACTGTGTTTGATTGTATATAACCTATGTTCACTATAATGATTATATATAATCCCGTGCAGTCCGGAGTATATATGATCATATAAACGTAAAATTTTATCATGCTTTGGATTTCTACCAAACACACAAGAAATATAATGTACATAGTTCAATTAGTTTTGTATGATAAAGTTATTCTCATGTTTTGTCTTTCAAGtaagcctgcctgtctgcctctgACTTTTATAGGCTTGACACTCAACTTGCACAGGATCTCATTCGCTGCTAATGAACTGCTTTGTAGAGGATTGAAATGGCTACATGCTACATGCGATAATGTATGTTTTAGGGCTATAATTTTTTTGACAGGAAACAGCGCCCAGGTTGTAAGTGGTAGCCCGGAACACGCAGTCTGTGAGGGGGAGGTTAATTCTCCCCAGTCGTCACAAGAGCCGCCAGCTACAGTTTGTGTCATTGTTCACGACTCTCCCAGACCTATCAGCATTAGAGGCAAGTTGtaatgtactgtgtgtgtgtggtgtgtatatatatataatatatatatatatatataatatatatattgaatgttCATAGATTCCTTGTCTGCAAAGAAAAACACTAGTACAAATATAGAAGATGCATGGAATATTTTGCTAAAACACGAAATTGTGTCCCGTAGACTCCCATTTTACTTTCTGAGTAACAGCTGAACAAATTGGTTTTACATGAGAATGCATAGAGTAAGTTGTCAGTACCAAGGATAGAAATAAATTTAATATCTTTGCCATTTTTTTTTACCACAGTTCATCCCAAAACACTGCCTCAATACTTTttttctgaattattattatttgtttaattatttaaagACAAATGTTGGTAGTGTAATCAATATATTTCTTAGTTccatacacaatgaaatcacaataatgtgataagTCTTTGAGTAAATCCTTGGATTGAGACAGCAGGATCGAACCAGCATTATTGCTTAATTGTTTTGATAGCGTAGACTGTAGAGCATCCACTCTACACAGcatttactgtactgtacatggcaCATTTGTATACTAGGTTGTGTACCCAAATTCCTAGATATGACCTAAATGTAAACTAAAAGAATTTGGTAATTAGATGCTCAAATATTTACCAGTAATCGGGGAAAAGCTCTGAACCACATGTGGGTTCAGGCGGGAAAACGACTCGGTATTATAACGTGCATCCCTTTTTCTTTAGATTCAAGCAGCTTGTCGAGGAATAGCAGCTTATCCTCCCACGGCACCCCTCCTGGTCCTGTACAAATTGCTGTTGATGTTGTCAACTCCCCAGCGTCTGGCTCCTCACTAGTGCCACAACCTTCTCAGTCATATGGAGATGCAGGATCTGAACGCGATTATGT includes:
- the LOC123774776 gene encoding E3 ubiquitin-protein ligase RNF13; amino-acid sequence: MEAGTRQRMIILAAWMLAGLAHWCQADVIIISTLTNKTFTAVGDLPALFGPPIPLTGFKGYAIYVTPPDACSKVRPPPKSKNITGPWIGIVKRYNCAFVEKVLNTQIAGYDAVIVHNVGSNSIQPMGSDNQSLSEKVNIPSVFIGQDDAFMIIENFLYDKGYILEITDDLPFNLQNYLVPFAITIGICFIVMLTFMVVKCVRDYRRSRRHRLSSRALKKLPVHKFKKGDPYECCAICLEDYVDNDKLRILPCEHAYHAKCIDPWLTKNRRVCPVCKRKVFTGDERPSDLETDSEDENSPLINSEGGTQGGTFDSQRENPFQEAQRLADERRRRRRLRRNVSHNVECGPEGYQRLAESTDDEEGEGEEGEDEEEQREEEKNEVSGNSAQVVSGSPEHAVCEGEVNSPQSSQEPPATVCVIVHDSPRPISIRDSSSLSRNSSLSSHGTPPGPVQIAVDVVNSPASGSSLVPQPSQSYGDAGSERDYVV